The nucleotide sequence GCCAGATCTGTCATTGCCAAGCCTCACACCATAAGCCTCAGATGTTTGGCCGGAGTCCCGCAGTGTGTGCTACAGCAACAGAGTACGAAGCTGTCTCAGCTCCAGGTCACTTGGTTCGTCAACCACCTCGACTGACCAGCCATTTGAGGGTTGACCTCTGGTTAAGTACACACGGTCttcagtctgtttattttatttttgtcttgatgTCTGGGGGTGCTTACAAGCCTTTTTTCACCATCTTCCCCCTAGCTGTACTTCTAAGATCCCTCTATTCAACTGGATCAAAGGTGTAACCTACTTGGAAAATTACAGCATACAGTACAAGCTAAAAAGCCAAGTCAGCATGCTGTAATAACGTGCATAGTGGTTTCCATGGAGACGTGGACTGGAGGGTGTCTCCTTCCCAGTTTGAGCCAACTTACTGCTCCTTTCCTTCCATTGACTCCCATTATATCTCTAGGGGAGCCTTTGGACGTTAAATGTATGCCTCACAATGATGACACAATAGATTTTCTGGAAACAAGTGGACAGTTATGAGGCTATCCTCGCCATTTTCCTTCCCCCTATCCTGCTGGTGGCCTGAATCAGACAACACCTGACTCACCTCTGTGGACACAGCTGGCATTTACTAAACCCATCAGGCTCTGTGGCGTCAAACTGTTACCCACAAGCCCCTCCTTCCAGTCCACCACCCATCTGAGGTTCAGTAACACCGAACTGGGTGTTTTTAAGAATTGTAACGAGAACTTTCAGAgctgttttgtttctgatttTCAGGCAGCAGcgtcataaaaaaaacaacaacaaaaaaaaccccactgtcTTGTACTGATGAGTAAAAGGGTGAGCTTGTTAAAGGAAGGCAAAGCTTGACATGACACCATTGCCTGAGGTTAATCTACAGTGCAATAACCACCTAAGGCTAATGGGAGTCATAGCTGAATCAGCAGGGAGGGAGTTGGTCTGGATCTATGAGCActctgtcagtcacacacatacacatgttgTCAAAGATTAGGATCTGAAGTAACTCTTTCTTTGGTCATCTGAATGTCgatataaaaatgatgataaagaAATCTTACGGTAAGAGGAAGTTTTATGGTCACCACAGTGGGTGGGGAGCCTGATCAAACCTTATCAAAATGACAGTTGAGAATCAACACCAAACTCTCTAAATAAGTATCTTAGATAAGGCTAGCATCAAATAGTTTCAACAATTAATAGTACTTCCTTTTCACTTTACAGTAAAATGTCTTTCATTTCTGATAAGTTCTTCTATTTGGATCAAAGGGGAGGGGAACTTTTTGTggcttatttttatttgtagagcTCAGGACAGGAAATCCATTGTAATATTGTATATAAAAAGAAGTTATATTCTCATCTGAACAAAACTCTCACCACTACAATGATATTTTTGCTGTCTTATGTGTCCATTTGGGCTGGGCAGTTGTATAAACATGATACGGTAAATAACATAACCAAgtacacatttttatatgtgaTCACAGGTTAACAAAGTGTATTTGGAAGGAGCTCTTACCTGTTTTTAATAGAGATTTAAGGATATTACTAAATGTTAGGAACTTTGAAGCAATCCTAAAATATGGGCATAAACATTTGAAGGAAAACATGTCCAAAATTTCACAACAATGATAGTAACAATCTGCCATTGGATACCAGATGTTGCTATTGGGAAATAAAGTCTCCCCAAAATCTGGCGCCCTCTATGGGGAACTAATTGCTCTATACTATTACTGTGAATTTCTCAGAAACCGATTACACAAACAGTCTCAGTTAAGACTGAATCATTACCTCACACTTTACACTAAAGCGGAACTAttacaaaaaagacaaaaaaagaaaaagaaaataacatataTATCATATCTGATCATACAGATGTTCTCAGAATAAAAGATTTAAATCTACAAATTAAAAAGACATAGAGACAAACACTAGTTACCATAGCAAGATAAGTGGGACTCCTTCGATTTGAAGTAACAGTaggggggtggaggaggaggggtgggggggaggggggggggacttcTCATAGCAggaatccttaaaaaaaaaaaaaaaagacatgctTCCTGTCAACCtaccaagagagagagagcctttACTGGAAAGAGGCGGAGCATCCTCTCACTAAAAGAGGGCTGCTCTCCTCCCACAGCTTCACTTATAGCTCAGAGCTCACCAGAGCGGTTGTCAGTGCACTACACACTGAGGAAAGCACAAGTCTGAACTTTGTTGCCAAAGAacttttaatccattttttaaacaacCTAACAGTCGCTGGACAACTGTGAACATTCATCTACCCAGCGACCCGGAACACTTGTATTACTTGTATTTAAAAGAGCGAGTTTGGAGAAACATTAAAGGTAAGGAttggtcttttttttcacagaatacTTATTATGTATGTACCGCCAGAGTTTATAAGTTAATAAACGAACTGTATTTATCTAATCGAGGTAGTTTGTTTAGTGACGCCGGTCAAGGCATGCAATTTGCGCAATAGGGATTACGTTTGTCTTTACTGGAACTGACCATGGTGCCTGAGTCCCGAGGGCAGATTACACAAAAGGTTTCCCCGAAATTGCTTTATCTTACATTGATCTTAAATTGGAACATTTTTGTTAAACACCACAAGTTCTATCCAATAGATTAGAGGCATacaagtttttttgtttctagATGACAAAAAGAAGTCATGGCGCTCCGGAGTAATTTCCCTCATCATCTGGGGCTGATTAACGCATGATGTACAGAACTTCCACATCTGGAAAAATAAGCAAAGTTTCCAATAGAGCTGCAAGAGTATTGCATTAGAGCTCAACCTGAATAAAACAGAGTATCATGTTGGTGTCTAGTTAAACTCTGTAGTTAAATTGAATTGTAATGTTTAGTGTCACGTTTCTCACACATATCTCACCTCCTCTTTCTTGTCTCTTTAGGTGTTTCATTTCCAGACAGACAGGGAGCTGACCTCGTCGTGCCCTCCCACTCACCCTCCTGAACCTCTGTTTGACCCCACCTCTTCTTCACTTGTCTGCGCGGCGCCCAGTGCTCCCCAGGCTGCCTAGAGTGCGGCCACAGCGCCATGGTAACTCACAGCAAGTTTGACTCCGCGATGAGCAGCAGCCTTTTGGACTCCAACATGCGGCTGCCTCACCGTTACAAGACTTTCACCTCCAAGACGCAGTACCAGATGGTCCTCACCACACTCCACAAGCTCCAGGAGAGTGGCTTCTACTGGGGCGCCATCACTGGAAAGGAGGCCAATGCCATGCTGGCATCTGAGACCACCGGCACTTTTCTCATCCGGGACAGCTCTGACAACCGTCACCTGTTCACCCTCAGTGTCAAGACGGCGTCGGGCACCAAAAACCTGCGTATCCAATGTGATACAGCCTCTTTTTACCTGCAAACAGACCCTAAGAACATTCAATCTGTGCCCCACTTTGATTGCATCCTCAAGTTGGTCCATTACTACATGCCTCAGAGCAAAGGGAACACCCGCAGTGGGAATATTTACTACATTTACTCTGGAGGGGAGAAAATCCCTCTGGAGCTCCTCAAACCTCTCTCCTGTAATTTGTCCACCTTGCAGCACATGTGCAGGAAAACAGTCAATGGACATTTGGACATTTCAACTAAAAGAGACCAACTTCCACATCCTCTTAAGGAATTCCTCCAGGAGTATGACGCTCCTATCTAAGAGGCATTATACTGATGCTCTTGAGGGGGCAGAGACTTAAGAGTGTAACGAAGAAACTGGAACATTTCAGCCACGTTCCAGGCGAGTGGGAAAGCCGCAATGATGAAGCAGAGTCAAGAGAACCAAGCCTGAGCTTGTCTAAAGGAGCAGTATTGTACTGACAAGATGTGTGTGGCTCTTACAGAAAAGTGGCCATGAGTCTCTTAAGGTGCACATTTCAGGAAGAGACACTGGATTGAGGACTAATCCACAAAAAAATGGCCAAAAGAAAGAGAGTACTGCTGTAATCTGGTATGAAAGATCGCTAACCACCATCACCATCCTCCTCTGCCTCACTGATGACGTACAACTTACTGAAAACTGAAGTGAGGCTCACAGTCAGCTGTCTACAGTCTGATGACACACAGgttccctctgctgctgctgctgctaaccAGTGTACTGTGAGGCTGTCAAGCTCACACACATCAGCCTCAGAAAATGATCCATCTATTAAAGCCAGACTGGCTTTTAAGAACagactggctttttttttttttttttactgacgTTGGATGATAATCTTGGACGTATTAGATGCATCCATCCAGTATCCTGGGATCTCTCACGAAATGTACGCTGGAAATTCAGACAAATGGAAACTTGAGTGGACAGTATTGGCCTTATGGGTGTATATTTGTACCAGCCACAATTAGAAAggctgaattaaaaaaaaaaaaaaaaaaaaaaaaaaaaaaaattcaaaatcttGTAAGACCTTGTTTATAGTGGAGAGAAAATGTTTGTCTGATACTTTGTTTAGAAGAAGGGTTTTATGCCAAACTTGCCTGAGCTAGACAACAGTTTGTTGGACGACCAACATGACTGAATCCTACAGGATCTTACTTGAGAGAACAGTACCACTGCTGAGTTATTAAGCAAATCCCAAGAGTCAGACTTTAATATGGCTTCAGTGGTTAAGGAAATATACACCAAAATATGTGGTAGTATTTGTGGCACAGACAGAATCGTCACTGCTTACAAATGAATGTATTAAATATGGTATCTCTCTTTTCCTAGTAAGGAGAAGAGTCGTAAtgtatattattttactgtctCGTACTTAAAACGATGTTTACATGAGTGAAGATGAAATGGTaaatctgttttgtgtcttttataaAGATGTACTTTTGCCAGCCAAACTGCTGGCTGTGGATGCTTGAagatatttgagaagtttgacGAAGCAAGCAGACTGATACAACTTTGCACTTATTTATATTCGTATGAACATTTCAGTAATTTATAATAAAGAGCACTATTTTTCTATAACATGAGATCTcactgtttgatttgttttctgatgactgaaaatgttatttacacGTGCAGTGTAAACTGCAGAGTGGGTGGCACACAGGGAGGGGGAGGTTCTTAGTATTTTGTCTTTTGGGATTTTATCCTCACTAATAGTGAAACACACTGCACATCGTATGCATGCATCTTTGAATCGAGTCAGGATTACATCACATTTGGTTTACTCTTTTTTCCTAAGAACCACCTCCTGCCTCGACCCCAGATggtaaacatttttaaagatacactaaacacacaacatgaacatttctcaacatgttatcaatttattatcataaaCGGAAGATTAGAGTTTCCTAGAAGATAGTACAAGTTCAGTTTCAGCTTcaaacaaagcaacattttcTGAGCTGATAACTTCTCCCTCTAACAAAGAAGTCAAGCAGCTTCTTCAGACAAAATACCCCGGAACTACAAAATAATACTGTACTCAGTCAGTCTTCTACAGAAGTACAAGCTGACTCCTTTTTTCTGGTGTGACTCATTGGATTCTCCGTAGGTGTCTGAGTTGAGTGCCCTGACACGCtctcacatgcacatacataatGATGCAGCAATGTACTCAACTTGAATGGCTCTTAGAAAGTGTACAAATTCTCAGAATTGTCTTCCGTCctgtacataaacacatacacacacacacacacccaggtaaaaaatgtcaacacGTGTACTAGGAATTCAAAGTTGtgttatattttctgttgcaCATGGTACACCTTATCCAGTAATCAAGCAGAGTGGGGCCAACTCTTTGGAACAACGTGTTCTTAAGGTTAACCACAACATGCTCTCTGTTCACCTGCTCGCTGAGGCAACAGCTTCAACAGCAAACATAGTGAATTACAGATAGCTTACATGTGAGTGCAAGCAAACAAAGCCTCTAATCAGCAAAGATGACAATTCCTCTGGAACCAGCTGCACTATAAATTATAATAGCTTTCCTTAGGAGTACAAATTATTGTTAGGATTATTTTTAGAGCAATGCATCCTGTGCTCCGTGGAATTCTTTCCTTTGCAAACCTGCCTGGTttttatctgtatgtgtgagtgtttgagtACTTTTTTATGTTCATCTTAAAATCAGGCAAACTTTCCTTTTTCCAAACTTTTTCcaacagaaaattatttaatatttgctATTTATAACCCTAATGTTGTGTTTGGGATCCTGGCGACCCAAGGCCATCTGTAAAagctcaaaaaacacacaagatagtttgggtttttttaagcTTGATTCAAGACTTTTCATAATATTATGAAAACTGCTTATATACATGATTTTGCACTGATGACATGTTTCTGAAATCTACTccagaaaatgacacattgcTTCTAAACAGAAGTCCATGAGCTATATAACTGTGACTGGTGTTGACAGCACTCCCAAATTCCAGATAAGTCTGTTTGGGTTTCTGTTAATATACTTCTATAACAGTTTGTTCATTAGAAGTCTAACAAGGACTCAGTGCTCTTGTATAAAACGTGAAATATCTCCATATTTGGAGTCATCACTATCTTTTGTTACCTTCATTAAATGTTCAAGTCCAGCTTGTGGCAACAGGAAGGGTTACCACAACAGTACTTTTCTGCATATTGGATTCTAATTAGGTCATtagaagaatttaaaaaaaaaagaagaagaagaagctggaaACGATTGGAAACATTTTACAATTAGTATTATTTTTACACATGCAACAGTGGGGTCAACAAAACACGAGGGTTTACCAATTCTGTTCTCTACAGCGACTTATTAATGATGCAATTACTTTCCAAGATGCAGCTTCTTTATTGTGACCcctgtaaaaacacagattccTCATATTTACACTGTACGTACACTATCACATGGAGAGAGACTACAGGCAGAAACGCAGGCACATTTACTGCAAACTGCTAAAACAATGGATGAACGGGAATCTGCAATAACCTCCACATCCAACATAATTACGGGAAGGAGCCCCTGCTCTACCTGCTTCCACAGCACTTAACCGTCTCCTCTCAGCCAGTAGGGCTCAGTGCAGAGGTTTCAGAGAGACAAAGGGTCTCTGAGGTGATTTGTGCTCTGTGAGTGATCTagaacaatgttttttgttttttgtttttctcagtaaTGTGTTGATATGAAACCAACACGGTTCCATGAAAATACACGCACAGAATCTTTTGTCTCAGAAGAGGCTACATTTCTAAAGAGTCTTTTCTTTACCTAAGAAAAAACTAAGCAATCAGAGGACTTGGGAAACATATGAATCACTTTTCTGGTTGAATTCATTTTAAGGAGGTGAGTGCAAGATGGGGCTGGGAGAACTGAAAATGTTCTTTGTGTGAGATAATACCAAATAAGTGCAGACTGCTGCGAAACTACAGAGCATGAAAAAACAGCACATGATCCCAGTTTCCCAGTAAACCTAACCTCAATGTACACACAATACACAAGGGAAAGAAGTGTATATAGATACAGGAAGTACAAGAAAACACATGTGCATCATTCTGCAGAGTATATCATtacacatatattatatattatagtatTTAAATGATGAGTGTTTCACGTGAATGTGCACACAGGGTGAGGAGTCACAGGGTTTGTGTATGTATCTTGTCTGACCGACAGCTGACTTTCAGCAGAGGACTATTTAAAGCACGCCAGCTTGATTTGCTGCTCAGGAGAAATTCTCTGGTAGTCGGTCATGTGATTCTAGAGAACAAGCGCTGAAGAGTCAGAGCCGTGCTTACACAAGCCACAAATTTGTCATCGTAAATACACCCCCAACCGGTTGCTGGCTCTAAAGCAACAATCTGAAAACATTACAACTCCCACAAGAGGTTAATCTCAGGAAGTACCTGTGTATCCCCTGCAGCTGTGTGCAAACATGTCACAGTAGATATAAAACACAGTACTGACAGAGGTGGAAGAATAACATTTCACCGATGGTGACAAGAGTGACAAAGTACTAGTTCAAACTTtttatatctgtgtttttttcccttcctttctTCAAGAACACTTACATATAAagctgtttatgtttattgaATTGTCAAACAGTATGTACTGTTTATGCAAGTGCACATCTGTGAGCAACTTGAGGCAAACTTTCTACCATTTTGTTATAGAGTACATCAGTATTGCTTAAAATAGTTGATGTATTATGCCATTTCTTGTGCTTCATGTAACCTGCTAGAGTGTTTCTGGAtgtcattatcattttaatcagccacatttaaaatattgcCTCAATATGAACTCTAttacttttaaattcattttaatagTACAATGGCTGTATAAAAATGAGACCATTTactgaaaaaaagtttattaGATTTGTCCGTGAATTTAGCCAGTCTGACTCTTTTGGCACCAAGAGGTACGTTCTTTTGTCATGTTGGATTTATGATAAATACAACTTACTGACTGGGAAAATCCACTCACGTCAGCCTCTTATAATTACAAGTAGGGCGTGGGATTTTGTGGACACCAGCTTAACGTCACAAATGTGTTCGTGTGTGTACACTCAACAAAAGGCACCGCAGACAATGTCACAgtccaaaatggaaaaaaacacaaatgttacaTGAAGTTCACTCACGCAAATACAATCAgctctgtctgctgtttttaattcatgcttgtttttcaaatgtttgttaaaaatgattttgaatgTGGCCATGTCAAGTGTCGGCctttatttagaaatgtaatCTATTGAAATTTGCTGGTAACAAGCAAACATATCAGCCAGAGGGGTATAAGATTTCTTGAAACTAGCACCACAAAATACTGTCTGACCTTAAAACTAATAATAACTTACAGAAAATTGGATTTAAGCCTTTTTAGCTAGGTGAACTTTCATAAATTaccaaaaaataatcaattgaAATCCAACTAGATTTGAAACTTTAGCAAGATAAGATTATGCCACTtactcatttacatattttttccagggtaatttttttttcttcactttttccaATATTGCATGAGTGGAAAATAAAATGGCAGAGCTCAGAGATGACTTGACTAATCTTC is from Thunnus maccoyii chromosome 18, fThuMac1.1, whole genome shotgun sequence and encodes:
- the socs3a gene encoding suppressor of cytokine signaling 3a, yielding MVTHSKFDSAMSSSLLDSNMRLPHRYKTFTSKTQYQMVLTTLHKLQESGFYWGAITGKEANAMLASETTGTFLIRDSSDNRHLFTLSVKTASGTKNLRIQCDTASFYLQTDPKNIQSVPHFDCILKLVHYYMPQSKGNTRSGNIYYIYSGGEKIPLELLKPLSCNLSTLQHMCRKTVNGHLDISTKRDQLPHPLKEFLQEYDAPI